A single Methanobrevibacter woesei DNA region contains:
- a CDS encoding DegT/DnrJ/EryC1/StrS family aminotransferase, whose product MIFKFKEPSNKTKEVMSEVAKGNIDTDFESEAEAKINKITNHKFVKLTNSGNASIFLAIASTEGPIIIPDQGGWNGFKQVANYLNRDIITLKTDYGFINTDYLEDIDEGNLILTSFAGYTAEQDIKAIYDICSDKNITLIEDASAGLGDDKNILGNGKYADIIVASTGSPKIINVGNGGFISTDNPDVLEKTRILQKIVKINEITASGVCVELENIGKKLNTTINACNYLKNSLDDVIHADKRGLNVIIKDAKPKDFSWNLKKELKTDKKGFITKCPNYNRIKEKAVAIEIKNLDYNCLKKEYLDKIIEIIEKNKTEKISNQQ is encoded by the coding sequence GAAGTTGCAAAAGGCAACATTGATACAGACTTTGAAAGTGAAGCAGAAGCAAAAATAAATAAGATAACAAACCACAAATTTGTAAAACTGACAAATAGTGGAAATGCAAGTATTTTTCTAGCTATTGCATCAACAGAAGGACCTATAATAATTCCAGATCAAGGTGGATGGAATGGATTTAAACAGGTTGCCAATTATTTAAACAGAGATATTATCACATTAAAAACAGATTATGGTTTTATAAATACTGATTATTTAGAAGATATTGATGAAGGAAACCTTATTTTAACAAGTTTTGCAGGATACACAGCAGAACAGGATATAAAAGCAATTTATGATATTTGCAGTGATAAAAATATAACACTTATTGAAGATGCATCTGCAGGTCTGGGAGATGATAAAAATATTTTAGGTAATGGAAAATATGCAGACATCATAGTTGCATCAACAGGCTCACCTAAAATAATAAATGTTGGAAACGGAGGATTCATCTCAACAGATAATCCTGATGTTTTAGAAAAAACAAGAATTCTTCAAAAAATTGTAAAAATAAATGAAATTACTGCAAGTGGTGTATGTGTAGAACTTGAAAATATAGGCAAAAAACTTAACACCACAATAAATGCATGTAACTATCTCAAAAACAGCCTTGACGATGTAATACATGCAGATAAAAGAGGGCTAAATGTAATAATTAAAGATGCTAAACCAAAAGACTTTTCATGGAATTTGAAAAAGGAACTTAAAACTGATAAGAAAGGATTCATTACAAAATGCCCTAATTATAATAGAATTAAGGAAAAAGCAGTAGCAATTGAAATTAAAAATTTAGATTATAATTGCCTTAAAAAAGAATACTTAGACAAAATTATAGAGATTATAGAAAAAAATAAAACAGAAAAAATCAGTAATCAACAATGA
- the cgi121 gene encoding KEOPS complex subunit Cgi121, which produces MMIDNSDIKVLGFKGVIDSVEDTLSEINSFKDDDSIVQLLNADAIAGKQHVIHGINQAFLAFGRDENFADDLGVEICVRCSAQKQISKSFKILGLKEGEMNLCAVLINCSDEIVDKLSSMFTRDDDVLIADNSILQKIYSISDDELDNICMEDVIIDKITKLIVDY; this is translated from the coding sequence ATGATGATTGATAATTCAGATATTAAAGTTTTAGGGTTTAAAGGAGTTATTGATTCTGTTGAGGATACATTAAGTGAAATTAATTCTTTTAAAGATGATGATTCTATTGTTCAATTGTTAAATGCTGATGCAATAGCTGGTAAACAGCATGTTATTCATGGAATTAATCAGGCATTTCTTGCTTTTGGGAGAGATGAAAATTTTGCTGATGATTTGGGTGTTGAAATCTGTGTTAGATGTTCAGCTCAAAAACAGATTTCCAAATCATTTAAAATTTTAGGTCTTAAAGAAGGTGAAATGAATTTATGTGCTGTTTTGATAAATTGCTCAGATGAAATTGTTGATAAATTATCTTCAATGTTTACTCGTGATGATGATGTTTTAATAGCTGACAATTCTATTTTACAGAAGATTTATTCTATTTCTGATGATGAATTAGACAATATATGTATGGAAGATGTCATTATTGATAAAATCACAAAACTCATTGTTGATTACTGA